TCATGGCGCTATTGGCTAAAAAGCTCTTCAAGGGTATACAATGAGGCCTTTTGCTTTTTTAATGCTGCCATTCCTTTCTTTATTTCCTTCATAAGATCCGCATCGGAATGAATCGCCATGGTCTCCCGCCAACTTTCGAATTCATCGGGACTCACCAACACGGCGACCGGCCGGCCGTTTTTGGTGATAACGACCTCTTCGTCCGTTTCCTTGACCGATTCCACCAAAGAACTCAACTTCATTTTTGCTTCGGATACCGATAAAGTATTCATCCTTATACCTCAATTTTGGTTGACCTGTATTCTGGTCGTAATATAATGGCATGAGCGTGGCCCGTCAAGCGCGTGGGTGCAGAGGTATGAGTAACGAGGGATGAGTAACGAGCAACAAGCGATGAGCATGGTGTAAACATTCAGTAAACCCCCTCCTGTCGGGAAAGGGGTTTTCTTCTACCAACGGCCGCTCCATTGAGAAGGGCCGGCTGTTCATAAACAGGCTATCAAGCAGGAACTCGCTTCGCCGCGGCGGCGA
This DNA window, taken from Desulfobacterales bacterium, encodes the following:
- a CDS encoding type II toxin-antitoxin system Phd/YefM family antitoxin, whose product is MNTLSVSEAKMKLSSLVESVKETDEEVVITKNGRPVAVLVSPDEFESWRETMAIHSDADLMKEIKKGMAALKKQKASLYTLEELFSQ